One region of Flavobacterium sp. GSB-24 genomic DNA includes:
- the ssb gene encoding single-stranded DNA-binding protein, producing the protein MNGTLNKVMLIGHLGDDVKMHYFDGGNCIGRFQLATNEVYINKTTNEKITSTEWHNLVVRNKAAEICEKYLSKGDKIYVEGRIKSRQWQAEDGTTKYTTEIQVTEFTFLTTKKETAHTKQNQDAESTKNTNFDAANEGLPINDLPF; encoded by the coding sequence ATGAACGGAACATTAAATAAAGTGATGCTCATTGGCCATTTAGGCGATGATGTGAAGATGCATTATTTTGATGGCGGAAATTGCATCGGACGTTTTCAGCTGGCTACCAATGAAGTTTATATCAATAAAACAACTAACGAAAAGATCACTTCTACGGAGTGGCATAACTTGGTTGTACGCAATAAAGCCGCAGAAATTTGCGAAAAATATCTTTCTAAAGGAGATAAAATATATGTTGAAGGAAGGATAAAATCTCGCCAATGGCAGGCAGAAGACGGAACTACCAAATACACCACAGAGATTCAAGTAACGGAATTTACTTTTCTGACTACCAAAAAAGAAACTGCACATACGAAACAAAATCAAGATGCAGAATCAACAAAAAATACTAACTTTGATGCTGCTAATGAAGGGCTTCCGATTAACGATCTGCCTTTCTAA
- a CDS encoding gliding motility-associated protein GldE, with product MDPEPSLFFTTNLDANLIIGFVGIFILLFLSAIVSGAEVALFSLSQQEIDDTLNDNQAKGKIISNLLDKPKKLLATLLVANNFFNIGVVILFAYIGQNIFSTISSPAFKFTLEVVLVTFFILLFGEVLPKVYASRNSVRFAKRVAYPLAFLDKILSPISLPMRALTIYLQNKLGKQKNSFSINQLSQALELTDSEGTSTEEQKILEGIVSFGNTDTKQVMSPRIDIFALEISESFASIYPKIIEKGFSRIPIYRDNIDQIEGVLFVKDLLPHIDKEEFDWNSLIREAFFVPENKKLDNLLKDFQSLKSHLAIVVDEYGGTSGLVSLEDVIEEIVGDISDEFDDENLNFSQIDENNFLFEGKINLKDFYRIVNVDEDVFESHKGEAETLAGFILEILGNFPKKDQKVPFENCIFTIETVDKKRVKQIKVTIN from the coding sequence TTGGACCCGGAGCCCAGTTTATTTTTTACAACAAATCTAGACGCTAATTTAATTATTGGTTTCGTCGGAATATTTATTTTGTTGTTTCTTTCAGCAATAGTTTCAGGTGCTGAAGTAGCTCTCTTTTCTCTATCACAGCAAGAAATCGATGATACCCTAAACGATAATCAGGCAAAAGGTAAAATCATCTCAAACCTATTAGATAAACCTAAAAAACTGCTGGCTACATTACTGGTCGCCAATAACTTTTTCAATATAGGTGTTGTTATCTTATTTGCATATATAGGACAGAATATCTTTTCTACAATAAGTTCACCTGCTTTTAAATTTACGCTTGAAGTAGTTTTAGTTACCTTTTTTATCTTATTATTTGGCGAAGTACTTCCTAAAGTTTATGCGAGCAGAAACAGTGTGCGTTTTGCTAAACGAGTGGCATATCCGCTGGCTTTTTTAGATAAGATACTATCTCCTATAAGTTTGCCAATGCGTGCTCTTACTATATATTTGCAGAATAAATTGGGAAAACAAAAGAATAGTTTTTCGATTAATCAGCTTTCGCAGGCTTTGGAACTGACAGATTCTGAAGGAACTTCAACCGAAGAACAAAAAATTTTAGAAGGAATTGTTTCTTTCGGAAATACTGATACAAAACAGGTAATGAGTCCGAGAATTGATATTTTTGCATTAGAAATATCAGAATCTTTTGCGTCTATTTATCCTAAAATAATTGAAAAAGGATTTTCGAGAATTCCAATTTATCGTGATAATATTGATCAAATTGAAGGAGTACTTTTCGTAAAAGATTTACTGCCTCATATTGATAAAGAAGAATTTGACTGGAATTCGTTAATTCGAGAAGCATTTTTTGTTCCAGAGAATAAAAAGCTTGATAATCTTTTAAAAGATTTTCAGAGTTTGAAAAGTCATTTAGCAATTGTGGTCGACGAATATGGAGGAACTTCAGGATTAGTTTCTCTAGAAGATGTAATCGAGGAAATAGTTGGAGATATCAGCGACGAGTTTGATGATGAAAATCTGAACTTCTCACAGATTGATGAAAATAACTTTCTTTTTGAAGGAAAAATAAATCTGAAAGATTTCTATAGAATTGTAAATGTTGACGAAGATGTTTTTGAATCTCATAAAGGAGAAGCAGAGACATTGGCTGGATTTATCTTAGAGATCTTAGGTAATTTTCCGAAAAAAGATCAAAAAGTACCTTTTGAAAACTGTATTTTCACAATAGAAACAGTTGATAAAAAGCGTGTAAAACAAATAAAAGTAACAATAAATTAA
- the gldD gene encoding gliding motility lipoprotein GldD codes for MPNRILSITAILLALTVLSCKNDVLPKPASFLRLDYPEAKYVNFENNCPFAFQMNEDAVIKGEKDCGFAITYPKMKATIYLTYKPVNGNIDKLLRDAQKLTYEHVIKADDILEQPYINPQKKVYGMFYQVDGNAATNSQFYVTDSTKHFLIGSVYFYAKPNFDSIMPAASYVKNDMQRLMETLKWK; via the coding sequence ATGCCTAATAGAATACTTTCAATAACTGCAATTTTGCTTGCGCTAACGGTTTTAAGCTGTAAAAATGACGTTTTGCCTAAACCAGCTAGTTTTTTGCGATTAGATTATCCAGAAGCAAAATATGTGAATTTTGAGAACAACTGCCCGTTTGCTTTTCAAATGAATGAAGACGCCGTTATAAAAGGTGAAAAAGATTGCGGTTTTGCGATTACTTATCCAAAAATGAAAGCGACTATCTATTTGACATATAAGCCTGTAAATGGCAATATTGATAAGTTATTACGTGACGCCCAAAAACTGACATACGAACACGTAATTAAAGCAGACGATATTTTAGAACAACCTTATATAAATCCGCAAAAGAAGGTTTACGGAATGTTTTATCAAGTTGATGGAAATGCAGCGACTAATTCGCAATTTTACGTTACAGACAGCACGAAACACTTTTTAATAGGTTCGGTTTATTTTTACGCAAAACCAAATTTTGATTCGATTATGCCTGCTGCGAGTTATGTTAAAAACGACATGCAGCGTTTGATGGAAACATTGAAGTGGAAATAA
- a CDS encoding heavy metal-associated domain-containing protein, translating to MKISRILIAATIAGLAFVSCKKEEDKSLQVVNAEKNAPKEHKAIAPENLQTASFTIEGMTCAVGCAKTIEEELANLDGVDKASVDFDKKTATVSFDKTIQNPESLTKVVQDTGDGKTYKVSNFKS from the coding sequence ATGAAAATTTCAAGAATTTTAATCGCCGCAACAATTGCCGGTTTAGCATTTGTTAGTTGTAAAAAAGAAGAAGATAAAAGTCTTCAAGTTGTAAACGCAGAAAAAAACGCTCCAAAAGAACATAAAGCAATTGCTCCTGAAAATTTACAAACAGCAAGTTTTACAATAGAAGGAATGACTTGCGCTGTAGGATGCGCTAAAACAATAGAAGAAGAATTAGCAAATCTGGATGGAGTTGATAAAGCTTCTGTAGATTTCGATAAAAAAACAGCAACAGTAAGTTTTGATAAAACCATTCAAAATCCTGAATCATTAACTAAAGTTGTTCAAGATACTGGAGACGGAAAAACATATAAAGTTTCGAATTTTAAGTCTTAA